The region GTGCTTAGCCTACCCCGCACGGCCTGACCCATGCACGACGACGAGCCCCCGCTGGCGCAGGGGCTCGTCGTGCTACGGAACGGCTGTTCGAGATGCCGCGGGCTAGACGGCGCGACCGCCACGGCCGTTGGCGAAGAACAACACGAGCGCCACGATCGCGAGCGCGAAGAGGAGCGGGTGGATGATGACGCCTCCGGCGATCGCGATGATCAGCAGGATGACGGCGAGGATCAGCAACATGGTGCGAGCTCTCCTGGTCGAAGGAAGGGCGAACGACCGTACGAACCCGCCGCGCCGGCGCCCAGCGGCCAGGTCGGGGCGTCGACGTCAGCACTCCGACCTGCCGGTTCTGGGTACCTGAACACCCGTGGTCTCCACCATCAGCCTGATCGAGGCCGATCCGGACTTCGCCGACGGCCTGTCGCCCGAGGCGATCGAGCGCGCCCGCAGCGAGACCCGGACCCGGCTGCAACGCCTGAGCCCGGGGCCGTGGGACGCCACCGCGGCGATGGAGCCCGAGGTCCACCACCGCGGCTTCCTCATCGTCGACGGCCTGCTGGCGCGCGACGTCGAGGTGCTCGGCCGCGCCTGCACCGAGCTGCTCGGCCCGGGCGACGTGATGCGGCCCTGGCAGTGGGACCCCGAGGGCTCGCACGTCCAGGCCGAGGTGGGCTGGGAGGTCCTCGATCCGACCCGGTTGGCGGTGCTCGACCACTCGCTGATCCAGCGCCTGACCCCGTTCCCGACGATCGGCGCCGAGCTGTTCAGCCGCGGCATCCGCCGGGCGCACGCACTGGCCGTCGCGTTGGCGATCAACCACCACCAGCGCGTCGACGAGCGCCTCTGCCTGACCCTCTGGCACCTGGCCGAACGCTGGGGACGGGTCACGCCGGACGGCATCGTCGTGGAGCTGCCGCTCAACCACCAGCGGCTCTCGATGCTCGTCGGCGCCCATCGCCCGTCGGTGACCACCGCGATCGGCGACCTCGCCCGCGC is a window of Conexibacter woesei Iso977N DNA encoding:
- a CDS encoding Crp/Fnr family transcriptional regulator, whose amino-acid sequence is MVSTISLIEADPDFADGLSPEAIERARSETRTRLQRLSPGPWDATAAMEPEVHHRGFLIVDGLLARDVEVLGRACTELLGPGDVMRPWQWDPEGSHVQAEVGWEVLDPTRLAVLDHSLIQRLTPFPTIGAELFSRGIRRAHALAVALAINHHQRVDERLCLTLWHLAERWGRVTPDGIVVELPLNHQRLSMLVGAHRPSVTTAIGDLARAGKVSRRDDGCWMVHGEPPDQLRHHRLAAALTG